The DNA window CGGGTGGAACAGGTCCAGATCCGGGGCGTCAAAGGCCAGCAGCTCTTTATCCGCCACGCCGGCGAAGGGATCCGGGGAGGTGTAGCGGGCAATATCCAGCGCCGCCTGCACGGTGCGGGCGATGGCGTCCGGGCTGAGATCGGTGGAAGAGGCGCTGCCCTTGCGGTTCTGGTGGTAAACCGTGATGCCTAACGCCCCATCGCTATTGAATTCTACATTCTCCACTTCGCCATAGCGGGTGCTGACGCCGATGCCCGTCGTCTTGCTGACGGAGACTTCCGCGCCATCGGATTTACCTGCCGCCAGTTCCAGCGCCGTGGTCACGGCCTCTTCCAGCGTCTTACGTTGCTGGGCAACTTGAGAGATCACTTTCATTGCTAATGCCATAATGTAAGAAGGAGTTAACTGAAGTCTAACAGAGAACCGTTTTTCAGTGCGCGCCTTAACTGGTAACATTAGCCTCTTTTTTTAAGGAGCCTGAGATGACAAAGCAGCCCGAAGACTGGCTCGACGACGTTCCCGGTGATGATATCGAGGATGAAGACGATGAAATTATCTGGGTCAGTAAGAGTGAAATTAAGCGCGACGCGGAAGAACTGAAGCGTCTTGGCGCGGAACTCGTTGACCTGGGGAAAAACGCGCTGGATAAAATTCCGCTGGATACTGACCTGCGCGACGCCATCGAACTCGCCCAGCGAATCAAAAAAGAGGGTCGCCGCCGCCAGCTGCAGCTTATCGGTAAGATGCTGCGCAATCGCGATGTCGATCCGATTCGTCAGGCGCTGGATAAGCTGAAAAACCGCCACAACCAGCAGGTTGCGCTGTTCCACAAGCTGGAGCAGATCCGTGACCGACTGATTGACGACGGGGATGACGCCGTAGCTGAAGTGCTGAACCTGTGGCCAGATGCTGACCGTCAGCAGCTGCGTTCCCTGATCCGCAATGCGAAGAAAGAGAAAGAAGGCAACAAACCGCCGAAATCCGCGCGCCTGATCTTCCAGTATCTGCGCGAACTGGCGGAAAACGAAGGCTAATTCCCGCCGCATTTGCCGCACAAGTCACCCGGATGGCGGCGCGCTGCGCCTTATCCGGGCTACTCCGCTTTGTCTGGGGGTGGCTAACGCCTTATCCGGCCTACGGAAGGCTGCTGAACCTGAGTTATCAAACAGTTGCTCAACTCTGTAGGCCCGCGCAAGCGCAGCGCCGCCGGGCAGGCTGTATCCAACGCTATTCCCCTCGTTTTGCCGGATGGCGGCCCACCTTCCCCTTCTTCAACGCAAGCATCGCGCCAGCAGGGGGTTCCCCTGAGCCCCCAAGTCCACACAACGAGACTGTCGTTTATTGCCTTCTCTAAA is part of the Klebsiella quasipneumoniae subsp. quasipneumoniae genome and encodes:
- the yjgA gene encoding ribosome biogenesis factor YjgA, producing the protein MTKQPEDWLDDVPGDDIEDEDDEIIWVSKSEIKRDAEELKRLGAELVDLGKNALDKIPLDTDLRDAIELAQRIKKEGRRRQLQLIGKMLRNRDVDPIRQALDKLKNRHNQQVALFHKLEQIRDRLIDDGDDAVAEVLNLWPDADRQQLRSLIRNAKKEKEGNKPPKSARLIFQYLRELAENEG